DNA from Drosophila busckii strain San Diego stock center, stock number 13000-0081.31 chromosome 2R, ASM1175060v1, whole genome shotgun sequence:
CCTTCAATCACACGCCCACATGcacacctgtgtgtgtgtatgtgcattGAGCATGTGCCTATTTCCAAGTGATATTCAATTAGACCAACTGTCAAATCAACCAATAAGAATTCAATGCATAACAATGCCAATCAGCTGTTTCAaccaaaaacaagaaaaatttTCCATGCAAGAGCAACGTGTGTTCGAGAtttatttctgttgctgtCGATCATGGAAAATTTTTTCAACCCTCGAAATTTCGATTTTGTGCCGGGCTTGTGTTGCCGGCGACAGCGCTACTTGCAACACCCACATttaccagcacacacacacacataaaatacacatgcatacaaagtTTACTGACATACAAAACcgaacagcaaataaaataagcaacaacaaaaacaagaaatgcAATGCGCAGCTTTGAGCCACGCAGCTTTTTTGCAGGCCGCATTTAAACTTGCAACAAGAAAGCTTTCTCTctcatatgtatttgtgtatgtgtgtgtgtgtgtgtgtgtttataaagAGTTATTTGACTGTATGCATTATTAAACatgaattttaaaacaaaagttacatttgtgcataaattgtaCCAAAAATAGTCTAACTTTCAATTTGAGCAGCAAGAGCTATTGTATaaatctgtatctgtgtgtgtgtgtgtgttcatatttatatatatgtatggctGTGTGGGTGAGGGGTTGACAAAAAGCTTTTGTCATGGCAAAAATGTAGCTTTCGAGCATTTAAACAACcttttattgattaaatgattttgatttttctaCTTGCAGTCAACTACGTGCAACGCCTTCAATCGAGacacaataatttaatttaaacaaatattaaattcatataaaatatttggaaaataagtgttaattgtttttgatGCCAATATGTTGCGTGTTAGTAAAATGAGTTTGAATTCGTCTTCGAATTTAGAGACTAAACagtttaattgttaacaaacaaacaagacacgctaaacaatttgcataaaacaaagtttgtctataaacaaatttttgtgctgTTGAGTGagtgtgtataaaatttttattgcacattccattgcaaagttaaaaaaaaaaaaagtaacgtAAAGGAGCGCAGCgtgcatttttttgtgtgtgactCTCtcgccgctctctctctctctctctctcacagtCGTCGTACGATTGCATTTGTTATCGTTGTTAACGGGGTTAAGTGATTAATGGCAAGTTCGCTAAACAAGACGAGACACAGGCGCAGATTGGCTGCGATCTCGTTTCTATCGAATATCTCATTAGATGGCACACACCGGGACACCAAATTTGGCGCaacatttggcagcagcatctgcacaccgcagcagcagaagcaacattttatcaataacaacaacaacaacagcagcagcagtagctgtgGCAGGGACAGCAAGGACAACGCAACGCCTGCGTTGGGACTCGGCACCGGCGGTGGTTATCATCAGCATTATCAGAGGCATCATCAGCAGCGTCGCAATCAGCAAGCGCAACATAAGCAACAGCATAagccccaacaacagcagcagcagcagcaacatcaacaacagcagcagcagcaacaacaaataccgAATGGCTTTGCCGCTTTGCTTCTATGCAGCGCTGATGTCCATCTGTGTGCCACAACCAACGATGGCGGCATCTGCGGCCTGGACGACTGCGCAGCCGCTGGAGTGGGCGGTGCCAGCGATGGTGATGGTTTtagtgaaattgaaaatatggGTCAACACCTGATgaacggcagcagcaggcagcagcccATTGTATCGGCTGAAAGACGCAATATAAAGCGGCCCAATTCCTCGGGCCGCCAGCCCAACACCCAATTGCCAAGCCAGGCAACTGGTCCAGCGGCTGGTTCGGGCGCAGAAAGCGGCAGCGACTCGGACAGCGTCAAGATACCGCTCAAGGTATCCAACTTGGGTGCCGGCAACGGTGTGGCAGGCGCATCTGGAATTGCCAGCAAGCTGTTGCCACTGAGGGAACGGTAAGTGGCtcaatagtttaataaataagtaaaaaaaaaagaccaAGCTTCAAAATGAATTAGTTATCAAAGATAATAAGgtagtaattaattaataacttgcattttaattagctatTTGTGAATTTCGACTGTTTTGAATACACGTgtgttaaatttgtttcatatATTTACACTAGGCAAACTGTCAATtaattgctgttaattaacacctaatatttaattgactaATTGGCCTATAGAACTGAATTCAAGCTAATGAGCATTTATGCGCTATTTTTGAAACTGTCTAAAATCTGTCGACTTgttctaaaatttattgaaaaccttgaagcaaacaatgtttatacaatatacaatacaatttgatttgccatAGCAGCTGAgtcaaaaaagaaacaaaataaaatccaTTAAATCGActagcaaaacaacaaatttaatgtagCGCAACTAAAATTCGTTATAACTGAAAGCAATTTCACCCCCAGACTTTGTTAATTGGTAAGGTGACGATTCGCCatacttttgtttgcattgtctgttgttttttgttaacgCCTATATATAGCTCAGCTCAGATATATGTAGAAGATATAGcggtggcgctggcgctggcactgTCCAATTGGCTCAATTGGCGACGTGCGCCGCGGATTCAATTAAAGCTAATCAAAGCGCGTACAATTGTTGACTGAGCGAatcaagcaaattgtttaatgacAATTGTTGTACTATTAGTTTGCGTGTGATATTAGTGTCGACTTAATTTGTAGGCGCTATTGTTAAAAGGGCTGTCTCTTTGTTGTCACCTAGAGTCGTATATCATTACagttattaaatttgtcaGAGCCGATGCGCACGCAATTGTTTGACAGTTATATAGACTACGCTAAATTAAACAGTAAgctattatttatagttgtaAAGTCTTGGCAAAAtcaaagttttatttacattattgcATGCAGACAAAGAAATTGTTTATCATATGCGAATGAACTGCATTGAACCCCAAGTTTTCCCTTGGCGCCGCACTCGAGAATGTCGCATAACCTTAAGCAAAAGTTTCGTTGAACTCGTCTAGGCTATAACTGCAGTTGCCGTTGCAACAACTAGCTGACCTTGTTAGCTATTCGCGCTCTAGTGCGCTCTTGTCAACGCaactatttgcaattgttCTGGCTATGcataataagcaattaaaaatatctgCATGTGTAATTCTttcaagctgcgctgctgtgtTTTTCATTAagactttttcttttattatatacaatcTAAAAGAAATCTATGTTCGATCTGGACCTTTGCCAGTTGGCATTTCACTGCAGCAGTCATTCTATATCTAATTATAGTATAACGATTGTTGTTTCTTAATTACTGCTTTAATTGTAAGACTTATTATCAAATTGGCTATAAAGCATCTACTAGCTCATATATACTTAAATGTCAACTGATTAGCTAGTGACGCACAAGGTCTTTCTTCAGTTATCTGGCTAAACCACTTGACTAAAGCCGAATTGAAAACGtgcaaacaagacaaataacgctataaatttataaaaagtacaGCAAATTAAAGATAAACGATGTCAATGTCTAgatattgcaaaatataattatctGCGAATTCTTACACTTGTGCTACAAATATTACAAGTTGGGGAGAACCCACACTGATTCAATTACTTCGCAAAATGCCAGCAAGTTCAAAACAAAGTCATATCTAAATTCATTGACGGCTTTACTACGAGGCaagaacataaacaaaattagaTACGTATTCGTATGCATATTTGTTGTGggaaaaaatggcaaaaagctAAGTTTACTTATACTTTAAATACTCTGTCTTACacatatcgatactatcgataacaattaGTTTACAACATAACAGCtgatcaaaatatatttatcacTTAATgttcaatcaatcaaataaaGTAAATCTGCTAATCTCGATcgattataaatttattttacttgcttttgttgcacacTTCATTTCATAGTTGATGTAGCTTTCTAcagtgtgcaaaaaaaaactgttaaaGTTTGCAGAAAAACTTACGACGCAAAAGCCCAAACtcataacaaaaacaacttgtAGCATTAaattcttgttattgttttcattCTTGCTTTATTTCCTGACTTCGTGTTTTGGAgttgttttgaaatttaagctcTGCTGCCAGCACAGCAAATGCTCAAAGATGTGATAAGTAagcattttgcttaattatagATATTTATAAAAGGTTCACCAGGCCCTTTTCCGAGCTGCTTCTGCCTCTCCCTCTCGCTGGCGATGGCGTCATGCGTGCTGAGCGTGTCAAATGAATCAAATGCATATCTTGCTCGCacactctcgctctttctcttttacTCGCCGCACACGGTGTTGAGTTTCAAGGACAAAAAGGCACACGCAAGCTTCAGAGCAAAAGCTCCACAGCAGCAAGCCAGGGCAGGAAGGTTAGCTAGATAGCGTTTGGGCACAGCCCTGACATTGGcattgccgccgccaccaTCATCAAGGTCCAGAACCGCTCTTAACTGGGTAACCTTGAGTCGAAGTTTTATGCAACGCAATAAGAACCAGTTTAGGTttgaagtttgtttttatttttatgcgcttttctTGTTTGGTGGAGTTAATCCtggcacagctgctgttgtttactatatttcatattttatcaAGGTCGTATCAAATATTAAGGGCTGCAATGGGCATTCATTTCGCTCAAGGGTTGACAGTTAAATGTGTGTCATTGGTGCAACTGAAATGCACtgaacaaaataaactataaattgtaatttatctAATGCtactatttgtattttgagCTTTTGTTTACTCTTCGCATTGGTCATCATAACTGGCATATAACATATAAagctgtaaatatataaaaacaacgaaacaaaggcagcaaaatgcacaaacaaataaactagCTCGAACCGGCTCGAACCTCTTTTGGCCGCTTGGCCAAACActtcaaaaataaagcaagcaacaaaataacaaaaatatagcGTACAAGCAGAAAAGGCGACACGCTGATAACGcgctacaaatacaaatacaaaacccAAGACTGATTTGTCATAtgcatacgcatacatataaatttagatatacatatatatatatatatgtgtgtgtgtgtgtgtgtgtttactttaTAGGCCTACTGTAAACGAGTGTACTTGATAAGAAGGCagctcgcttttgttttgttttgctttgctttgctttgttgctcaACAAACTGACTGATGAActgacagactgactgactgacagacagtgaattgcaaaagttttttgctataaatatttgctttaccCATGGTTAGTTTATGGCGCAGTTTATATTGCACTTCTTCAAACAAATGCTTAtcgtttatattttcattagaattacatttaatgttagtttgtttgtttaatttaatgactTGCAAGGTCTGTACTTAATTAcagttataaaatatactcAGACAAGTTGACATCATCGAGCTTTTagcatttgtaatttattgaataattatttacaaactcaattttttgtatcttctatacattttattagaGAGTTTCGGTTAATACTGTTTAGCAAACGTGTTTATCTTTAATTAGCGTCAATCTTTAATTGTGACTATTGTTGTTAGACatagtatatattattatatgtatataaacatcTGTATGCATTAAAAGTCCAAAAGTTGAATTTGCCtttggtatttttttatatttggcaCGTGATGCAAAATGAGCTCACGTCCCACttattaatgtatttatttttcgcagtttttgattattattggCAAATAGTGCATGTttacttgtttattttgaacaacaatatttgtttaatactaAGCTGCTGGcaagatatttttttttaattgcaactttaACTTGCTTGTTCAAAtgattgattaaaatttaaatattgtttgtttggcgCATAGGCGCTCAGCAAAACATAGATAAACGATCAaagcataaacacacacacgcacacacataaaaaaacgaaatatttatcaaaagcaacaaaaataaaccaagGTCCAACACCTGCACTAACAAAAGACACGCTGCATTCTGCTCTATCGCTCGCTACGTCTCttcctctctttctcttgcctGCTTATTTCATAATCTGTTTTTTGGGCGCCCTCACACTCTtatcagcaaacaaacagagacgtttacacacacacacacacacatatatactaaTGCGCTTGCTTACTCATTAGAAAGAGAGTCAATGAGTTAGAGAGAGCTGCAAAGTGCCCTTTTGTAGGCTTCTGTGTGTCGTCTTCGTCTCTTTTACAAACAcatgttttatatttacgtctgtgtgtgtgtgtgtgtgtgcatgtaaatGGAATTTTTGGTGTTTGGTGGGGGCCAACCCATCAGCGTTTGCTGCGCTCTGTTAATGCTGCGCGCCTGCTAGAATACTCCAACTAATTAACGGGTTATGACAGCTTACGGTCGCCACTTCATCATATGCATTTAATGTGGAGCCTGCTTCACACCTCAGGCGCTGGTGGTCTTCGTCTCCAGCcgatttttgttaatttgttgatctgtatttatgttaatttttattcgaGTGCTCCACAACCTCGACCTAGACCAATTATCTCAAGGTAAGCGAGCAGGCGCGCAGCAATCAGACACAGCGCTTGCAGCAATGCAGTCTATTGTGTTTCGATTTCCACCGAAATTTACTGAGCAGCAATAAGGTACTTAAAATGCCTATGGGACTATGTATGCCTACGAGGGCACTGACTCGATAAGAAAACATGCAAGACGTTTACATTGGTTGTTTATGATCGCTGACAAGAAATCTATGTTTGCTTAGATTCAAGTGCATTTTGCTGCGCGCCTGTGAAATTTGTCGATCAACATGTTTTTGGGGTGTGTCTGCCTAAAGACCGAAATAGTTCGATAGCTAGAAAAAGAGAGAGGAAGAGTAGGAGAGCGATTGAGTTAGGTAAAAGCAGTGCAGTGGTCTTTGAACAATatcaaattacaattaaaagaaattttaaactaCTTGTTAGTCTAGACCAGAAGTATTCAGTTATGTAATAAATAcgtaataagaaaatatataaaattaaatctataaaatttatttaattttttattttctttcttgcTTACAGCACCTTTAGCAACGGCGCGAGTGATTTGAATTTGCAACCTGAGCGGCGAGCGCGTTTAAATACCGCTCCAGGCATGCGAggtgcagcagcggcggcggctagCAACATTATTGGAGCAGGTGGACTTAAGCGTAATTACAACATACGCAGCGGATCGAGTGCCAGTCACATAACGGACGACAGCAGTACGGAGAGTCTGGTACCAGTTGGCAATTTCTCGGGCAGTTTTCGCAGTAGTCTGGGCAAGTCGGTGCACATTACCGATGGACGACGTGGCGTGGTACCCGGTCTGGGCCAGCGAGAGGAGCGCATGGTGTTGGTTTCACGCAAGGTGCCATTTTTCATATTCTCGGCGCTGCCGTACTGCAAGAACAAGAATGGACGGTGAGTAAGCAGATGGAATAGCAAagacaattgttataaaatttgtacTTTATAGCACTGAGTTCCGTAAGGAGGATAGACGACGTCGCAATCCATCAACTTCACGCCCGTTGAGCTCCATAAATGATGCGCCTTTCGATCCATTTGATTTGCTGGGTATACAAAAGGCCGAAAGTGGTCAGGTAACTATATATGGCTATACTTTTCGATCAGCTACTATATGCTTGTATCTTTTAGGACATTTCTTATGGTCATCTGTTGATTCCATCGCGTCAGTATGAAAAGGAGCGCAAGAAGCATGGCAATGCTTCCACGAATGCCTCAATCTTTGAGAACCAAATGGAGATAACAAGCACAGCAGCGCTTAGAAATCACGGCATAGCGAGGTTGGTGTCCGTAAGCAGCATTCACATATATGTACCATATAATCAGACATATGTATCCTCACATCAGACACTTCATTCATATTGTATACAGCTCATGCAAACGTACACTATGCATTCTAAAAAGAAAACCCATCAAGATCAacatgttttttatatactaatattaattgttaactattacaacaaattgttcaatttacgtatatttaacaacaatttgttgaccCATAATTGTCATATGAGCTTTACCCACATAAATCCATAGCTAAGCATTATAAACTGGGCTCGTAtgattattaatattacaTAATACAAAGTATTTGCTGCGACAACAATTTT
Protein-coding regions in this window:
- the LOC108597672 gene encoding CDK5 and ABL1 enzyme substrate 2, with amino-acid sequence MASSLNKTRHRRRLAAISFLSNISLDGTHRDTKFGATFGSSICTPQQQKQHFINNNNNNSSSSSCGRDSKDNATPALGLGTGGGYHQHYQRHHQQRRNQQAQHKQQHKPQQQQQQQQHQQQQQQQQQIPNGFAALLLCSADVHLCATTNDGGICGLDDCAAAGVGGASDGDGFSEIENMGQHLMNGSSRQQPIVSAERRNIKRPNSSGRQPNTQLPSQATGPAAGSGAESGSDSDSVKIPLKVSNLGAGNGVAGASGIASKLLPLRERTFSNGASDLNLQPERRARLNTAPGMRGAAAAAASNIIGAGGLKRNYNIRSGSSASHITDDSSTESLVPVGNFSGSFRSSLGKSVHITDGRRGVVPGLGQREERMVLVSRKVPFFIFSALPYCKNKNGRTEFRKEDRRRRNPSTSRPLSSINDAPFDPFDLLGIQKAESGQDISYGHLLIPSRQYEKERKKHGNASTNASIFENQMEITSTAALRNHGIARCFTYDNNRNNAASPTPELKLDVDMESIILGADTTRQSYQQYSASILDDPELIAGKHRTLLTFTSYMTSVIDYVRPSDLKKELNDKFREKFPSIQLTLSKLRSIKREMRRINKLDSRIDLVTISQAYVYFEKLILANLINKPNRKLCAGACLLLSAKMNDVKGDALKSLIEKTESVFRLNRKELISSEFAVLVALEFSLHVPMHEVLPHYQRLLYES